ACGGAATCTTCTTTACGCGAGAAGCAGCAGCGAAGGGAACGGTGAAACTAAGTGTGATATtcacagagaagaagaagaaccgtCGTCCAAGGTGGTCGGAGGGGGAAGCGAAGAGACGAAACGGCAGCCGTTTGTGCCGTTTAGTAAGGATATGATGGGAatattgaaaaatgttaatgggCTTAGTCGTCATTTACGGCCTTTTTAAAAGGTGACGTGGCTCTATCGTGAGACATCGAAGACGCGGACTTTTAAGTGGCCTTTGGTTtctttttgactttttattttctctctcaaactttttcttttggtttctgAGAAAATCTTGATTGTTAGGCGAGAAAGTgcatgtttttgaaatttttttatagtatgAACCTCGATGTGTCGGTTTGAATTAGGTATAAAGTTTTGGTGGTTTGATGGTTGTAAACTTGTAATGAAGACTATGGTTTTATGCATTTTATTCCAAcgcttatatataaataactaagTTCAAAGTCGATTTTTAGAAATTCTGATTTCAAAATAACATTTCGTaccaaacataatttaaatCCAAAACACAATGAAATCAATCTCTTGCCCTACAAATAAATCACCACATACTTTGGTTAAAACACTTTTATACTCACCTaatgatatatattattgtaaatcCTATTATATTCAGACTACTTCGTGTATCATGTATATTCAGAACTTGGATAAATGTTTCATGTTTCTTTAGTTTAGACACAGAAGAGTGTGGCCCTTTGACGTGTGGAATCGAATGtacctttttttataaatatagatatgGATTTATTAATTTGGATTAGAAAATACTTTAGGTGGATATTGTGGGAATGTTTGGTTTGCCTTGAGATCTTGTTCAAGTTTCTATAAAGGGAGTTATGTGTTCACATTGTTGATTGCGTAACTCGAGTTATCTCAACCGCATACAAAACGTGTATTCAGAAAAGACTAGGTCGATTCTATAGTAGTCGTCGATTCGTTATATAATTGAAGTTGATCTTTGGTGTCTACTGTCTAGGTTTAAAACATGTTCAGTGGAGTCCACAACGAAATTAACATTTTGGAactatatacaatatttttgaaactgtATATACATTTCTGTTTACATGTTTAATGCTTACTACAGTGGGTTTCACATTTTCACTGTTGGTAGTTCTTGTAGCATTGGTAACATTTGTACGGTTTGGATGATTATCAACTAAACATCTTACCATCCTAACTAATTCAACATATTAAGCATCTCTTAGATTCTCACTATAACAACTCTTATTGCtacatatataatcaaaatacaATCTCAAGTATAGCCTACAACTCGTGCATGTGTCTTTTAGGAAATGCAGTAGAGCCTCAGATAAGTTGATACTTGATAACATGACATTGCGTTTTGAAAAGAATGACTTGAAAATTACGATTAATGATAACTCGCAAGCTTTTTTTATCATACACACTGCCCAGTTGTTATCCTAGTATacttattaataataatatctaCATAAAGAGCATCATCATTTCAAAATAACAAGCAAGTTGTTCGAAATCGCATTTTaccaaacaaattattaatcCAATGCGAAGATATGTTTCATATATGATTTGCaagttaaaattatttgtaatgaTTTTAGTGGTGGGAGTAGGTAAATGCACTCTTTATTCCTACTCTAAGATGAAATGAtcgtttttttcaaaaacaaaaaaagaaatgatagtGATTAGTTCTCTTCATCCAAGTTTATCCTcttcaaacaataaaatatgataagaaagaaaataaagaactaTTGATGAAAAGGATAATCCTACTTATGTTTCAAATTAGTTGACGTTAAAATTTTACACACCTAgtaaaaatagttaatttttattcattttacatTTTCCACAGAATTACATTAACTAAAACTAGtcaaatcaataaaaaattagaccataaaatacaaattgttaaaaacaccaaataacaTAATGTTTtcacataaaattttgaaaacgtCACATAAAACCGACAGAGTAACGTCCCATTTGGGTTTTTAATTTCGGGTTGGCTTGTTTGgatcatttatatattaagtACAACTTAGAACAGATAATCCTTTGCCAAAATGGTGTTAAAGTAAATACATTTTGCACTAAACTTGTTACAACATTTCTTAATCATTTCCACTAATCAATATCCCTCCAACAACTATGTATCAGGCAGGAACTGGCCTTGCACCAGAAGAAAGCTGTACATTAGCAGCGTACTCACGCGCCCACAAGTCATAGTGAACAATCTCCTCAAGAAACGGCGATGATACCAACTCGTTTCTATGTTTATCGCATGTTAACTCCACTACCTTGAAGATATCCAAATAGCTTATCCTGCAAACAAAAGAAAGTGAATATAAAAACAATCTGATTCGTTTTCAACAACACTTGAGATGGCACTTACTTTTCATCAATGAACATTTCAACAGCTTTCTCGTTAGCTGCACTGAGAACTCCAGTCATCGTACCACCAGCTCGTCCAGCAGCATAAGCAAGATCCATTGATGGGTATTTCACATTGTCTGGTTTCTTGAATGTCAAGGAACCAAGTCTGCCAAAAAAATATCACACAATCttgaaccaaaaccaaaactggTTTTCACAACGTAAACCAACGAATTGTTTGGAGATTTTGTTTTAGGTGGTGATTAAAAATCTTGAAACCAAGCTTATACACTTGATTAAACTGAGGACATATTTATAAATTGTGGTTAGCTTACTTGCAAAGGTCAAGTCTAGGCCAAGTTACTTCAGAACAAGGAACCCTATCAGGCCAAGACATGGTGTAGAGAATAGGTAAACGCATATCAGgccatcctaattgagcaagcaCAGATGAATCCTATGGAACAAAACAATTACATATATGTCAATAGATTCTTTATTTCTGAGACCAGAAGATGAAAATGCAGTTTCTTCTAGAAGCAAGACCTGTGTTTCAATCATGGAGTGAATGATACTCTGAGGATGTATGACAATCTCTATATCGTCATACTCAGCCCCAAACAAATAATGAGCTTCAATAACCTCAAGACCCTGTTTCAAGAACTCCATCTTACAACTTGATCAAAGGTAAGTATTAGTTTGAGAAAGCAAATGATGTTTAACCTTGTTGAAAAGCGTTGCTGAGTCCACTGTGATTTTCTTTCCCATGTTCCAGTTAGGATGCTTCAACGCATCTGCTACTTTAACTTCCTTGAGCTTTTCAACAGGCCAATCTCTATAAACAAACATCCAGTTGAATAACTTTCCATCACCAAATGAGAATACATAACAAAAATCTATTGAAAAAGAACAAACCTAAAAGCTCCACCAGATGCAGTCAAGATTATCTTGCGCAGAGCGCCTTCAGGCAAGCCTTGAATACACTAGAGAACACAAAGAATAAGAAAAAGTTCACTCAATATCGCTCAGTAATCCCTTATAGAGCACCTAATTGCTGCCTaacgatttcttgaacattagTATCGCCTGTGTTAGTATGGCAATCACCAAAATCATATATTGATACCTGGAATATGGCTGAGTGCTCTGAATCTGCTGGAAGAATCTTAACATTATGTTTGTTGGCGAGAGGAAGCACAAAAGGACCGCCTGCTATTAATGTCTCTTTGTTTGCAAGAGCAATGTCTTTTCCAGCTTCAATTGCAGCAACAGTAGGCTACAAGAaagtaaaacaacaaaaactttATCATCTTCTAACATTCATACTCATATGCTCTGAAGaagatacaatatatatatatatatatatatatacctttagTCCTGCGCAACCTACTATTCCGGTGACAACAGTTACAGCGTCTGGGTGGCGAGCAACCTGTTGATGAATATAAGTAAAAACTCCACACCACAATcagaacttttaaaaataatgcaCTAACCTCAATCACTCCTTGCTCCCCAGGGATAATCTCAGGTTTATAGTCCAAATCAGCTAAAGCCTCTTTAAGCTCATTGAGTAATGACTCGTTTCTAACTGCAACCAATGCTGGTTTAAATCTCTTTACCTGCATTCAGAAGAGAGTCATAGAGTTATAAGATAGAGATCACTGAAGTAAAAACAGGCAAGCAAGCAAGAACCAAATTTCTCTGGCTTCATTTGCTAAGCATCTATCTTGCTTATGTTTACTACCAATGAAGTTAGAGATATAACTGATTCAAGGTGGTTTAATGTACCTGATCAGCAAGGAGAGTAACATTGGAACCAGCAGCTAAAGCCACAACTCTAAATTTGTCAGGATTCTCAGCCACAATATCCAATGTCTgcattataaacaaaataaaataaaaaacaagatTCTGTAAGTTGTTATCGATGAGAATGATTCAACAACAACCTAACTCAGTATCCTCACTCACTAGAAAGAATCTTAGAGGCATGAAAAATATAACAATGCCTACTCATCTCAAACATAATCTACTGTCTGAGCCTACTGAAGAAGTGCATAATAGTTATGGAGCAAAAATGATCTCCCAAGGAGCAAGAAAACAAGAACCTGAGTGCCAATAGAACCGGTAGAGCCAACGATGGAGATGGGTTTAGGCCCATCCCAAGATTGACGAGGAGGCTCAGGAACAGCTCTCCCAGGCCAtgctggaggaggaggttgcTGCACTGAACACTTGACTCCTTTTCCAAAACCTCTCCGTTGATTCCTCTTCTTCAAACTAAACCCACCTGTGACAACTCCCAAAGATGTAAACTTTCATACTCTCATAACTTAACTAAACCCAAAAGTGTCAAACTTTCAGAGCTAAATCTCACAGCTAGTGTTTAAAATCGAAGAATTTACAGAGAATTTGAGGGTAAAGTCACAGTTTGAAGATACCCAGATGGCAAAAGTGTCAAACTTTCAGTGCTAAATCTCACAGCTAGTGTTTAAAATCGAAGAATTTACAGAGAATTGAGTCATATGTCACAGGTTTGAAGATACTTTCATATTAAGAGGCTAACGAAAACTAATGAAAGACTGAAGCTTTTTTTTGGAATGCAAACCTGGGAGTTTGGGGGTTGGATTGAACCGGGAGGTGGTAtccaagaaagaagaaagagatttggAATCAGCTGGAGAGAGTGAGTTAAGCGTCATcatcagtcttttttttttaaaaaaaaaatcgaatattTCTCAGAGAAcccacttgtttttttttattctaactcGATGATGAGAGGAGAAGAAGTATAGTTTGGCCGAAAGCTGAAACAGTGAGAAAGATGATAAGAAGAATGCAATCTGAATGGTTTACACGTTcagatttttttcctttttagtgATTTCCTTTTGACATTATTATGCTGAGATCCATCAACCTCTATCAAGGTAAACGACACGACACGTTATACATTTATaaagagaaattcttgggttcaccccctagggtgaacctctagattcaccaaccaatagtgtttgagtatttgatatttgatatcttttaaaaaaggaaataaaattgaatttccaaattagattatatttttaaactaaaataataaaaatacataaaaatagttacaaaaaataaataaattaatattgttaaatcttcagcaaaatactaaaccctataccctaaatcctaaaccctaaaccctaaacgttaaaccttaaactttggataaactctaaaccgttggaaaatcttaaaccctaaatcatacattaaaaactaaattttactaacactaaaccctaaatcctaatcactaaaccctaaacccttgggtaaaccctaaacccttgggtaaactctgaatccttggataaatcataaactctagggtttaattttaaatattttttatttagaatttatgatttatccaagggttcatggtttatccaaaggtttagggtttagtgattagggtttagggtttagtgttattaagatttagtttttaatgtatgatttagggtttaaaattttccaatggtttacggtttatccaagatttaaggtttataatttagggtttagagtttaggatttagggtataggatttagtattttgctaaaaatttaacaatatttatttatttattttttataactatgtttatgtatttttattgttttatttaaaaaatataatcttatttggaaattcaattttgtttccttttttaaaagatatcaaatatcaaatactcaaacactattggttggtgaatctaaaggttcaccttagggggtgaacccaagaatttctcatTTATAAATGAtcccatttttaaaatttacatataaaaagaatATCCTAAAAATAGTGTTATGATGACCTATTAGAACATCTAATctctttatagtttatattaatTGGAAAAAAAAGCATCATCATAGTTATATAAGAAAATGGCAAAGTAAAGGTGGTaggtttgtgtttcaaaaaaaaaaaaaaagtggtaggtttatgttttgtgattCACACACATGTCATCTTCAATCACTTAGTTATGTATTGATTATAGGtataaaaacaaattctaaGACCAGTAGCTGGGAGAGTGTTTTGCTCATTGCACGCTGCGATCCAAGAAGAGCGGatcatatatagtatatagtatATGATCCGCTTTTCTAATTACTAGATTACCGGTTAATCTACTAACTAGCTAgtaatccgcgccttgcgcggagtGATGGATTAAAAAAGATTATaactttaa
This genomic stretch from Brassica napus cultivar Da-Ae chromosome C9, Da-Ae, whole genome shotgun sequence harbors:
- the LOC106401597 gene encoding 1-deoxy-D-xylulose 5-phosphate reductoisomerase, chloroplastic-like, encoding MMTLNSLSPADSKSLSSFLDTTSRFNPTPKLPGGFSLKKRNQRRGFGKGVKCSVQQPPPPAWPGRAVPEPPRQSWDGPKPISIVGSTGSIGTQTLDIVAENPDKFRVVALAAGSNVTLLADQVKRFKPALVAVRNESLLNELKEALADLDYKPEIIPGEQGVIEVARHPDAVTVVTGIVGCAGLKPTVAAIEAGKDIALANKETLIAGGPFVLPLANKHNVKILPADSEHSAIFQCIQGLPEGALRKIILTASGGAFRDWPVEKLKEVKVADALKHPNWNMGKKITVDSATLFNKGLEVIEAHYLFGAEYDDIEIVIHPQSIIHSMIETQDSSVLAQLGWPDMRLPILYTMSWPDRVPCSEVTWPRLDLCKLGSLTFKKPDNVKYPSMDLAYAAGRAGGTMTGVLSAANEKAVEMFIDEKISYLDIFKVVELTCDKHRNELVSSPFLEEIVHYDLWAREYAANVQLSSGARPVPA